TTCCGGGATTCCGCCTCCGGCTCGTCCAGTTCGGGACCGCGACGGACGGATGGTTGATCCCCGCGGAGTTCGGGACGCCGTTCGCAAACGCGGTCCGCTACGCGCTGCGGAAGCTGCCGCGGATGACCGCGCAGAACTTCCCCTTTGACGGGTTGGTGTTCGGTGAACACCTCGGGGTCCCGATCGAAGAGACGTTCCGCCGCGTGGTGGACACGAAGATCCTCGCGCATCTGGCGGACAGCCGGCCGGAGCACGAAGGCGGGACCGGCCTTTCCCTCAAGCCGCTTGCGCGTCACTACGTGGACCCCGCGGCGACGGACGGTCAGACGGAACTGATCAAGGAGTTCCACAAGATCGGCAAGACGAAAGACACCGGGTGGGCGCACATCGACATCCGGAACCCCGTGTACCTCCGGTACGCGCTACTCGATGTGCTGTACGGGTCGCGCGTCCTGGTGGCGCTGCAAGACGAGTGCCGGAAGCGCGGCATCCCCGCGCGCCTCGCGGAGTACGAACACCGGATCGCCCTGATCGGCGCGATCATCGAACGCAAGGGGATGTTGATCGACCAGCCGTACACGGAGCGGCTGACGGTGGAGCTGCGCGAGGAAGCGGCGCGGTACGCGGAGGTGGCGAAGCGGTACGGCGTCAACTCCGTGAACGCACCGAAGCAAGTCGCCGCCGCCCTCGCCGGCATGGGCGAGGTGTGGACGGAGAAGACGGACGGAGGCGACCCGGCGACCGGCAAGGAAGTGCTGTTGCCGATGGCGGACCTTGACAAGGACTGGCAGCGCATCGGGGCCCGCACCCCGAACCCGCTGGCTGACGCGGTGTTGCGGAGCAAGCGCGCGGGGAAGTGGGCGACGTCCTACACAACCGCGATGCTGGACAAGGTCGACGCGTCCGGCCGTATCCACCCGCACACCTCGACCATGGGCGCGCGTACGGCGCGGTGGGCTGTGTCGTCGCCTCCGCTGCAACAGCTTCCGTCGTCCGACTGGCGGGTCCGCCGCTGCGTCACCGCGGGGTCCGGCCGGCGCATCGTGGCGTCCGACTTCTCCCAAGTTGAGTTGCGGGTGTTGGCCGCGATGGCTGGCGCGCAGAACGTGTGCGACCGGATCAACGCGGGCGAGGACCTCCACAACGTGACGACGCGTCTCGTGTTCGGCATCGGGCCGGAGGTCACGGACAAGGAACTCAAGGGCGACAAGCGGCGGAAGCTGTGCAAGACGATCTCACTCGGCAAGGCATACGCGGGCGGGGTCGACACGCTGTCCAAGCAAACCGGGCTGCCGTCGGAACAGGTGAAGCGTGCGCTCGCGCAGTACGACGCCGCGCTCCCGGAGTTCAAGCGGTACGGCAAGCGGCTGACCCGCGACGCCTACGCGAACCGCATGACGGTGGAGACGCCGTCCGGCCGCGTGCTGCGGTTGAACAGGGACAAGGTCTATACCGCCATTGCGTTCATGTGCCAGTCGACGGCGCGGGACATCTTGGGGCAAGCGCTGATCGAGATGGACGACGCCGGCTTGTTGCCGCACATCATCGGCGTGGTTCATGACGAGGTGATCGCGGACCCGTACGCGGAGGACGCGGAGGACGTGGCGCGTGCGTTGGGTGAGCGCATGGACATGCCGTTCCGGGGGGTCCGGATCGAGTCGGACCCGGAGGTGTACGGCCACACGTGGGGTGCCGGCTACATGAAGCCGGAGGACAAGCCGCTGTACGACGCACCGCTGGAGGTGGCCGCATGATCACGAGATACGTAGTGCTGCCCATGTCGGAGGCGGACGGTTTCGACGCTCCGACGTGGCTTGTGGTGGACGCGTGGGCCGCGATTGACGAAGACGACTTTCACGGGGCGTATGCATCCCACGCGGACGCGGACAAGCACGCGGCCACGCTGAACGCTGCGGAGGGTCGGGCATGACGTACACGTGGGATGACGTGTGCTCCACGAAGGACTGCACGCACGACAACCCGGAGTGCGGCGCGTGGGAGGAACTCCAGGCGCTGGAGGCCGAACGGATCGCGGCGGAGTGGGAGTGTGACTAGCCCTTACACACGCGTCTGTGCCGGCCCGTGTACAGACGAGAAACCCCTAGGCAGGTTCCGGCAGGGCGACAAGGTTTGCCGCGATTGTCGGGCCGCTGACGGCCGTAGGCGACGTGCGCAGCCGGCTGCCCGGAGACGCGCACGTGACCGCCGGCTGTTCCGGCTGTACGGGCTGACGCTGGAGATGTTCCACGCGAGGGCCCGCGCGCAGCGATGGCGGTGCGCTATCTGCGGGGAACGTCTCCCGCTGGTGGTCGACCATGACCACACCTCCGGCCGCGTGCGGGACCTGCTGTGCTCCGGCTGCAACTCCGGGCTAGGGCTGTTCGGCGATGATCCGGAGCGGCTCCGTGCGGCTGCGGACTACGCCGAACGCCACGCATTGTAGCGACCTTACCGTCACGTAGCGCTATTTCCGCAGGTGGGATCGTCACGCAACCCCGCCCGTGTTCACACTGCGTAAGAAATCCGTGGTTCCACGGGTTGCGTGTGCAGTACACGGCCCTTACCTTGAATCCACACGGCCATATCTCTACTTCCGGCCCCGTGTACAGGACACGTACACGCGACCTCCCTCACACCGACCGTTGATACCGCCTGCCCAAAATCAGGGCGGGCGCAGCATACCCGGAGATGGGTCATGACCGCACTGACCAGCAATGCCATCGAACGTCTCGTCCGCGAGGCGCTCGAACTTCACCGACTGGTGAAGGCCGCGGAGGAAGTCCAGCACCTTCGCTCTCCCGCGACCGGTGTGGAGAAGAACGGCAAGGGCGCGAGCGACCCGACCGCGTCCGCCGCGATGTGCCCGAAGCGGCTG
The sequence above is a segment of the Actinomadura coerulea genome. Coding sequences within it:
- a CDS encoding endonuclease VII domain-containing protein; its protein translation is MTSPYTRVCAGPCTDEKPLGRFRQGDKVCRDCRAADGRRRRAQPAARRRARDRRLFRLYGLTLEMFHARARAQRWRCAICGERLPLVVDHDHTSGRVRDLLCSGCNSGLGLFGDDPERLRAAADYAERHAL
- a CDS encoding DNA polymerase; the protein is MHTITVRVNGEECHGQFAETPEDLRPFVEWVDDMARRGERIAVDSETTSLDTFVPGFRLRLVQFGTATDGWLIPAEFGTPFANAVRYALRKLPRMTAQNFPFDGLVFGEHLGVPIEETFRRVVDTKILAHLADSRPEHEGGTGLSLKPLARHYVDPAATDGQTELIKEFHKIGKTKDTGWAHIDIRNPVYLRYALLDVLYGSRVLVALQDECRKRGIPARLAEYEHRIALIGAIIERKGMLIDQPYTERLTVELREEAARYAEVAKRYGVNSVNAPKQVAAALAGMGEVWTEKTDGGDPATGKEVLLPMADLDKDWQRIGARTPNPLADAVLRSKRAGKWATSYTTAMLDKVDASGRIHPHTSTMGARTARWAVSSPPLQQLPSSDWRVRRCVTAGSGRRIVASDFSQVELRVLAAMAGAQNVCDRINAGEDLHNVTTRLVFGIGPEVTDKELKGDKRRKLCKTISLGKAYAGGVDTLSKQTGLPSEQVKRALAQYDAALPEFKRYGKRLTRDAYANRMTVETPSGRVLRLNRDKVYTAIAFMCQSTARDILGQALIEMDDAGLLPHIIGVVHDEVIADPYAEDAEDVARALGERMDMPFRGVRIESDPEVYGHTWGAGYMKPEDKPLYDAPLEVAA
- a CDS encoding DUF7169 domain-containing protein, producing the protein MTALTSNAIERLVREALELHRLVKAAEEVQHLRSPATGVEKNGKGASDPTASAAMCPKRLAVVETLTTVHHAVDLMADEINTHAHYASAALNAWDGRKP